Proteins encoded within one genomic window of Ctenopharyngodon idella isolate HZGC_01 chromosome 6, HZGC01, whole genome shotgun sequence:
- the uroc1 gene encoding urocanate hydratase, which translates to MSSLKEICAGLPLDPLPPNRGRDPSVPHAPARTPNLTPAEERLALRNALRYFPPNLHATLAAEFAQELRQYGHIYMYRFCPALRMRAYPIDQYPCRTRQAASIMLMIMNNLDPAVAQFPQELVTYGGNGQVFSNWAQFWLVFHYLSTMTEEQTLVMYSGHPLGLFPSLPSSPRCVITNGMVIPNYSSREEYEKMFALGITMYGQMTAGSYCYIGPQGIVHGTMLTVLNAGRRYLGSGDLRGRVFVTSGLGGMSGAQAKAAVIAGCVGVIAEVDETPLKKRHEQGWLMEVTSDLSHCIQRIREARKAKLALSLGYHGNIVDLWECLYQEYKKTGELLVDLGSDQTSLHNPFSGGYYPVQLTFRQANQLMKTDPQRFKTLVHESLCRQVEAINKLSDAGMFFWDYGNAFLLEAQRAGAEVEKKGGGATEFKYPSYVQHIMGDIFSLGFGPFRWVCTSGDPADLAETDAVATAVLEEISSTVTERVRQQYSDNIRWIREAGKHKMVVGSQARILYSDQRGRVAIALAINQAIAKGKVSAPVIISRDHHDVSGTDSPFRETSNVYDGSAFCADMAVQNFVGDAFRGATWVALHNGGGVGWGEVINGGFGLVLDGSEEAGQRARLMLNWDVSNGVARRCWSGNANAYETIQRTMENQHQLRVTMPNPVEEEHILDHALQG; encoded by the exons CTCCTAATCTGCATGCGACACTGGCTGCAGAGTTTGCGCAGGAGCTCAGGCAGTACGGACACATATACATGTACCGCTTCTGTCCTGCACTGCGTATGAG AGCTTATCCTATTGATCAGTACCCATGCAGAACAAGACAAGCTGCTTCCATCATGCTTATGATTATGAACAATCTGGATCCCGCTGTAGCCCAG TTTCCTCAAGAGCTTGTAACATATGGAGGAAACGGACAGGTGTTCAGCAACTGGGCGCAG TTCTGGTTGGTATTTCACTATCTGAGCACCATGACTGAAGAGCAGACCCTTGTGATGTACAGTGGTCATCCATTAGGTCTCTTTCCCAGCCTCCCCTCTTCTCCACGCTGTGTTATCACGAATGGCATG GTCATTCCAAACTATTCTTCCAGAGAGGAATATGAGAAGATGTTTGCTCTGGGCATTACCAT GTATGGACAGATGACCGCTGGAAGTTACTGTTACATTGGCCCTCAGGGCATCGTTCATGGCACCATG TTGACAGTGCTTAATGCAGGTAGGAGATACTTGGGCTCAGGTGACCTGAGGGGTCGTGTGTTTGTGACATCCGGTCTGGGTGGCATGAGCGGAGCACAAGCAAAGGCAGCGGTCATTGCTGGCTGTGTTGGGGTCATTGCTGAG GTTGATGAAACTCCACTAAAGAAAAGGCATGAGCAGGGCTGGCTGATGGAGGTCACTAGTGATTTGAGCCACTGCATCCAACGCATCAG GGAGGCCAGAAAAGCAAAATTGGCCTTGAGTTTAGGCTACCATGGCAACATTGTGGATCTCTG GGAGTGCCTCTACCAGGAATATAAGAAGACAGGAGAGTTGTTGGTTGATTTGGGTTCTGATCAGACATCACTTCACAATCCATTCAGTGGAGGATATTATCCAGTGCAGCTTACCTTCAGACAAGCCAATCAGCTCATGAAAACTGACCCCCAGCGCTTCAAAACCCTAGTACATGAGAG TCTTTGCAGGCAGGTGGAGGCCATCAATAAATTGTCAGATGCAGGAATGTTCTTCTGGGACTATGGAAATGCTTTTCTCTTAGAGGCCCAGAGAGCAG GTGCGGAGGTAGAGAAGAAAGGGGGAGGGGCTACTGAGTTTAAATATCCCTCATATGTCCAACACATAATGGG GGATATTTTTTCACTGGGTTTTGGGCCATTTCGTTGGGTCTGTACCTCTGGTGACCCTGCTGACCTGGCTGAGACTGATGCAGTCGCCACTGCTGTACTAGAAGAGATAAGTTCCACGGTAACTGAACGTGTCCGACAGCAATACAGTGACAACATCCGCTGGATCCGTGAAGCTGGGAAACATAAGATG GTTGTGGGTTCACAGGCCCGTATTCTCTATTCAGACCAGAGAGGAAGAGTAGCCATCGCCTTGGCAATAAACCAAGCCATTGCTAAGGGCAAAGTCTCG GCTCCAGTAATCATCAGTAGAGACCATCATGATGTCAGTGGGACAGACAGTCCCTTCAGGGAGACCTCGAATGTTTATGATGGCTCTGCCTTCTGCGCAG ACATGGCAGTGCAGAATTTTGTTGGTGATGCATTCCGTGGAGCCACATGGGTTGCTTTGCACAATGGAGGCGGAGTTGGATG GGGGGAAGTGATAAATGGTGGTTTTGGATTGGTTCTGGATGGTTCTGAAGAGGCAGGGCAGAGAGCTAGACTAATGTTGAACTGGGATGTCTCTAATGGG GTGGCACGGAGATGCTGGTCAGGCAACGCTAATGCTTATGAGACGATTCAGCGTACCATGGAGAATCAACATCAGCTGAGAGTCACAATGCCCAACCCAGTAGAGGAAGAACACATTCTGGACCATGCACTGCAGGGATAG